GGCAGTTAATACACTAAATTTTGCACTTTTTAATTTTGCACCTTTTGCACCTAGGCAAAAAGAGTATAGAattagagaagaaaagaagtATACAGCCAAAAGTCAaagccaagaagaagaaaaagcctGTAGGCAAgagtccaggcaagcaggatGCAAATGATGCCATGAATGGAGATGAGAGCAtgaaggaaatgctgctggaggAAAATGGAGTGTCAGACcatgaaggagaaaaagaagctcaggaggcagagctggctgatAAAGTCTCTGTGACTGGTAATAATCAAATCCTCTTAGTTCAATGTTTCCCAGACTGTTCAGCCCTCAGAGCATCACcaggttttattttcatgcagATTTTGTCATTGTTTGGTTTTATTGAAATTGTCCACTTGAAGGAAAAAGGCTCTAGAATGCTTTAATAATTTTCTGAACTAGTCTGGGACTTAACTGTCTTTAGATAACAAAATTCTGGCCTCATGGACAGAGTTACTGTATTTGCCTTGAAACAATGTCATTTTTGATCAGCATTGATAAATCTTATAATACTGATGGATTTTCACTGATGTCTCTTGACACCTCATTTAGTCTTCTGACAGTTCTCTGTTTTCTTGATATTTCCTTTCCCTAAAAAGCTGTTAAGTTCTATGGCAAAGCAAAGCTTGGTTTCTGTCTTATCTCAAAACTAATGTAACAGAATGTGAATATGTGAATTATTCTGTGTGCATtcattgcttttccttttctttaatcACAGTGTCCAGGGATACATCTTCATCTGCATGTGACTATTCTTCATTCAGCTTGCCAAAGCCTTCTGTGACCCAGAAAGCTGCTCCTGTGAAAAAGGATCCACCTAAAGAGAAATCAAGTCAGTATGTTTCAGGGATTTTTAACAGTCCTGTACCAAGGCAGAGTTCCCCATTCTGGACTTGTTTGACTGCAACTTCCCTTCCTAATGTGACACCAGATTAAtgccagagaaagaaaagggtcCTTCTGGAATAATTTGAGGGGTTCTGCTggaactgcagcagcagtgactaaaattgatttttaaatctgatttttcagcTCCTGATGCCTCTCTGAAGAAGAGGAAGCCTCGTTCTATTCTGCCCTTCAGCACATTAATGGATCACAGATCAAAAGAAGAATTGCATCAGGACTGCTTGAGGCTGGCTGCATGCCTGAAAACTAAAGGTATCAGTATAAAATTCAAAATACTTAAAGGATAGGTGCTCTCAAAATCAAGTGTTCAGGGACTTGACTTCAACCacagcacatttttaaaaatcatcacCTTTATCAAAGGGAGTGACTTGGTGTGATATCAAACTTAGATCTGAGTGTTGACCAGCAAATTATTAAATCTACTGTACAGGAAATAAAGTAGAAGACAGAATTATTTGCCAGCACTTGAGTGCTACAGTGACTTAGCACGTTCCTGTTCCCAGCTTTGTGTTAAATCCTAAATATTCATTCTTCTTATCTGGTTTAGATAATAATGAAGATGTGTCCCCTGACCTCAAGGATTGCATCCACCTGGGGCTGTTCACAGACAGGGATTCTCTGCACAAGATGATTGATATGGAAGGTAAGTGGCATAAAGAATATGTCCACTGTAACTGGTATACTCAAGTAGAAAACAAATTGGGAAAAATGCTTGAGTTTTCTTTACTGTGGATTACAGTCTAGGATTAAGAATGAAGCTCTGTGTGAGAAGAATATACATCTTTTTCCCAGATAATTTTTACATCTTTCAGATGCAAACCTGCCTTATCTTGAGCTTGAATGATTTCCCTTTTGCCAAGCTATTTTTCTGTGACAAATGATGCTGTTGCCCTCATCCTGATGGGAAATGTGTTTGCTTCCAACAGGAAAGCACCACTTGGAGAATGGGCATGCAGAGCTCTTCCAGCAGCTCATGCTGTGGAAAGGAGACATGAAGGGTGTCctccaggcagctgctgagagGGGGCAGCTCACAGACCAGCTGGTAGCCATGGCACCCATGGGTAGGTTTGCTCTGGCACCACATGAACTGCTGGGATTGGCTGCCAAGGGTCCCCTCATTCTGGTGGTTCTGGACAGAAACTCAGGAATTAGTCCTTTGTGATATGATTAGCAGTCCTTACAGCTTGCTGCTGGTTTAAGTGTGCTTTTAAGTTACTTTACTGGCAGTGTACATTCAAGCCTTAGTTTTACCTTGTGTTAGGATGGTTAAGAAATAGAAACTAACCTGAGGCAGAGAGGTACATATTGGAGAAACCCAGTGATGGTACCACCCAGGAATTCTTCCAGTCATAAAACTGCCTCCAATGGTGTTGCCTTCTCTTTTGCAGTTGGATACCAGGCCTGGGTTTGGACAGTGGAAGCCTTTGCCAAGCAGCTGTGTTTTCAGGAGCAATATGTGAAGGCTGCCTCCCATCTCCTGTCCATCCATAAAGTCTATGAGGCTATTGAGCTCCTGAAAGTGAACAATTTTTACAGGTTGCTGTATATTTATGTTTAGCATTTTatcttggtttttgtttttttttttttttttgtggggtaGATTGAGCATTTGGGTTCACTCTTTGCACACAGATTAACTTTTCTGTCTGGTTTCCCTTGTGTGCATTAGGGAAGCAATTGTAATGGCTAAGGCCAGGCTGAGACCAGAAGATCCAGTTCTGAAGGAGCTCTACAccagctgggcagctctgctggagaaaGATGGCCATTATTCCATGGCTGCCAAATGGTCAGTGCTACTGGGGGGAAGACAGAATTGGTTCCACGCCCCTAACAAAGAAGGTTCTTGGTTTTGTATCAGTTGAAATCTGTTAACTGGTCTGGTCGTTGGTTGTCTGAGGTGCTTTCTGAGCCTGATCTCACAAAATTTCCTCTAATGTAGGTGGGAAGAGGAGCTCCAGAGAGCAGTTTAGAGCAGAAAGTCTAAATGCCATATTGCAATAAAGCCATCTCTTTCCACTGGAAGTTTTTGAAAACGAGTTTAGCAAGACTAAGATTAGGTTGTCTACAAAAAGGCTGTGTGAGATTTCCAACCTTTCCACTGGAAACATGCAGTGCAGCAGTTCATCTTGATTTTCTTGAAGCCTTAGCTAATACCCTGGTCATTGGGGtatcctgctccagctggagtgTTTTGACTCTGTGACTACCAAAATTACTAACACCTCTTGAAGTATTTTGGCTGGAGTAGTGTGCTCTGCTTGATGCTGATTTCAGTTCTGGCATTTTTGTGGGTCTCTCACTTGTGAAAGGATTTGAATGAAACCCAGAGAAATGCAGTAGGGACAAACAGCTGTATATAACCTTTGTCTCCTGAATCTGTTTAGTTTTATTGCTCATCCAAGCCATGTGTGGCATGCAGACCACCAGAGATTTCAGTCCTGACTTTTAGGCTGTGTGACTTCCCCTTTGTGGCTTTGCCTCAGATTCTTCACCATATGTCTGTAGTAAACTTTGATAAGAAAAAGTGATGAGAGCTTTGAGAACCTGTGGAAAATCCAGAGTCATCTTCATTTGTGTATTTGTGCTACTGTGTTACAATACAACTTAAAACTATTTTAGTACCAATCAACTTGTTTTGCTCTTATCTTTTTCAGTTATTTGGGAGCTTCCTCACCCTATGATGCAGTTAAAGTGTTGTCAAAAAAGGGGGATGTGGCATCTCTTAAAACTGCTGCTGAGCTTGCTCTGATATCTGGGGAGGAGGAGTTGTCAGCAACTTTGTCTTTGAGATGTGCCCAAGACCTGCTGTTATCCAGGAACTGGGTGGGAGCTCAGGAAGTCCTTCAGCAGCATAAAACTTTATTTGTGAGTCTGGTCCTTTCCTTTCCACCTTCTTCAGTGTTGTCTCTCTACAGATTAACATAACTTGGCACCAGTTCTCATTTTTTAATAGTCTGCAGTTGGTCCTTTGGGCTGGTTTTgcctcaaaatatttttctaggaGTAAATTGGAATGATCCTATGGAATGCTCATGGTGAGGAGGCATGTAGACTCTGTGCTTGTTGTTGTATGGGAGGCTGTAGAGAAGAGTGGGATTCTTGTAATACTGatcatgaaaaggaagaagtgaaGTATTTGCTATTTATATCAAAGGAACAAATGAGCCAACTGCAAGTCCAGGCTTAgatttgaaatgtttttgtgGACTGAGAAGCAGGTGGCTACCTTGGCTTGAGGTTTCCTTCTGACTTCCCTTAGGCTCTGTCACCAAGAAGCTGCTACCAGACATGATGTTCTGAAGTCACTCTACCTGCTATGGCAGCAAGGGATTGTTTTTATGGTTGCAACAGCTcagtgcatttttttccctccttgttAAAGGGACAGAGACTGGTTTTCTGCCTGaatgagctgctctgcagctgcctcagtGAGAGGAATCCCTGTGAGAGAAagagccctgtgcccccctgttaccacagctgggagctgaaCAGAGAGGCCCCATTTTTGGACATGGTGACACAAGTGTGGCAGAACGTGCTGGGCATGGACACCTCTGAAAAAGCAACCTGTGCACAGGAACAGCTTGGCAGGATTGAGCATCCTCCTTCAACCAGCAACACACACCCAAAGCAGGTAAATGGATTTTGATCTGTGCAGGCACAAATCCTTACTTGGGGATGGGCAGTAAACCCAGCCACTGTGTGGTGTTGCAGCAGCCATTCCCAGGGAACTGATGTCTGcaccctgctgcaggatggggtTTTAGTCTGGGAGAGGGACAGCTTTGTGTAGCACCAGTTTGTTTCTGTGCAGGGTAAGAGCTGACATAGCTCTTAGGGGTTGGGATCAGCACTGAGGTCACTGAGATGTGCTGGATGGGAGTGACTGACAGAACTGAGTGGTCTCAGCAGTGATTCTGTTAGGGGAGGAAGGGCTGCTTGTTGTCAAATTAGTTTGCAAGGTCTCTCCATAGGctggtgctcctgcagctcttctcTGTGACCACAGTGAGTCACTGCTCCCCCTTCTCATCTGTTTGCTAAGACACAGGCAAGCACAGTGGCTGATTTTACAGTTCCAGGTGATGTAGAAATGCTCTATCACCTGCATGAAGGAGACTGTAAATTGCATTGTCACTAAAATTGCTTTTGGTCAAGTCATGTGCTTCTGGGCTCTTCTACAATTGTCATAAGTTCACACTTTGCAGTAAAACTGTTAACTGTGCTCTCTGGTGCTTCCTTTAGGTGCTTTTCCATATCTCTCATGACCTGGCCCTTGCAGCCCTGAGCTGTCGCTTGGGTATGTGGGATGAGGCAGTGAAAAGTATTCTTGGGGCTGTGACTCGCAGTTTTGATGCTGGGAATTTCACTCTGATGCAGGAGATTTGCAGTATCATCCTTCCTGAGGGTGAGTCTCTCCTTGTGTCTCTTCTGGCCTTTGTAGGTTATGCAGTGCATTTATGTTGTGGCTTGTGATTATGTGACTCTTGTGTTTTGCAGCTTGAGACCAAGGAAGTTTGCTGTAGCTGATGAGAGCATTTTATCTAGAACAGAGTAATTTGTTCACAAAGATGCCAAAGATGTTTTTACTTTCATAGTTTGtgcactgctctgccagcaTCTGAGTAGATCCCTGATTTGGGTTTCCAGGCTTTCCTGGTTCATTTACCAGATCTGCTTATTGCCTTTGGAAAGTTCCATGAACTATTTGTAATCCTTTTCTCATTATTAGGCTGTGATGACCTGAGACACAAACTGGACAGTACAAATTCTCAGAGCATGGACGCCTGCAGGAGTCTGGAGGGCTTTGTGGCTTACAGACAGCTCTATGACCTGTGGTGGAACTCACCCAAAGGCTCCCTTGGCCTGCAGAAGGCTGTGTTGGGTCCCAGTGAGCATACAGCTCTTGAGAAGAGCTGTGTTTCAGGTGACCCAGCCCCTGAGGATACAGTTCAGCCTGCAGCTGAGATGGGTGAAAACCTCTGCAGTACAACTGAAGTTTCCAAGTGTGAGACACAGACTGACTCAAGAACTGATTCAGTTGATGTGGCAGACAGACAGTCAGCACTGAAGGGTTGCCAAGTGCTCCTTTCAGAAGAGATGGCTGCCTTGCAGAACACCCAGAGGGACATAGCTGAGGTCCAGGAGACTTTAGCAGAGATGATCCGCCAGCATCAGCAGCAGAGGAACAATGTCCAGGAAAACACAAATGGAAACAGCCAGGGAAGCAACCTGGAACAGAGTTCAGAGACTGAATCAGACAAACCATGCTCTGACAGCAACCAGATGAATTGGTAAGACTCAGCACAGGAATGAGTGTGTTGAAAAGTGTtgcttttttgtgtttgtgcaggAAATTCCTTGCTTTGCCTAGACTGCCTGTAATCTCCAGCCCATCACCCAGGAACACTTGAATACACAGCTCAGAAATCTTGCATTTCCCCTGGGCTGAACCACCACATGCATAAGCTCAGTGCAGCTGAACAGTTTTGTGATGCCTGAGGTGTTGTTACAGTGAATAAACAGGGCAGCTTGAAAAAGGGAAGATAATGAAAAGGCTGAGCATGATCAATAGTTCTGGTTTTTTGTTGAACATTGGTTTGGGACTTTGGCAAGAATGAGGTAGAGCATAAAACAGTCAACCAGTTCTCTCCTGTGCTCCTTGTCCAGGAGGGAGGCTGCACAGTCACCTAACAAAAGAGTTACTCATGACACCTGCTCTTCTCTTGACAGCAAAGATGAAGCAAAGCAACCAGTTACACTCCCTGAGCTCACAAAGCAgcttctgaaagcaaagcagaaattaGCTGAATTCCCAGACAATTTAAAGGTAAGTTTTCAGAAGAGCCATTGCAGTTCTGAAAAAAGTCATTCTGTAAGGGCAGCATTATCACAGAATCCCTTTCACACAGAAAGGAACAGTGACATTCCTTGTGATCCTGTGGCAGTTTTGAGAGAGAACTGACACATGGCAGCAGGGTGGTGTTTTTctttcaattattattttccccatgcaatTGGAAGCCAAAGATAAAACTACTGTGGGGGGAACTCAATGAGATATCCTGTATGGATCATCCCATGCATTTTAAGAATAATCCCTTGCTACTCATGTATGAAAAGAATTTATAAACAGTGAAATCAAAAATTTAAACTATAAAATAGCCTATATAGATTAGGAACTGTAGAAATTATACATAACACATTCAAAAACATGTAACCATGGTGACTGAGCAAGAGAGGGCAAACCTGGATAAACGTGAAGAGAAAATGAATCTGACTCCTAGCTGACTGTTCTGAAAAGGCACAAAGCAGTGTCTTTAGAGAGCTGCCTGATTATGTTGAACAACTGTAATAGAAACTGTAGGCATCACCTTGTGGTCCTTTTTTTGCAGGTCTTCCCATTCCCTGACGTGCTGGAGTGCTGCCTGGTGCTCCTTCACCTGggatcccagtgtccccccgagctgcaggaacaggctCTGGCTCTCCTGAGGAAACACAGCGGTGCTGGTGTTTACAAAAAGGCTGGCAGGAGATTCTTGACATGACATTTGAGACCAAAGTGTCTTCCTTGAGCTGCCTCCAGCTACTGAACACTAAGGCTGCTCTTTCTTCAAGTGAAGGCTTCTTTTGATGGCTGTGGCTGTTACTGATACAAAATGTCAGGTTTATACACATCCACTTTTGCTCATCCACTGATACTTATTTAAGGAGACTGTTAGAAAACTGAAAAGCAGTAGTGAACTGTAATAACTGATTTTTgtatagttttttttttatttgttggaCACTATGCTATTGAAAGCTCTTGCTGTTTATATGCAAGAGAAAGTTTTGAGCAGCTGTGTAGTCTttcagcagaggaggaagagctgcCCTCAGGAAAATCAATGGTTTCTGTAAGCAAACTGACCCTTAGGCCAGTATTGTTCTTAAAAGCTTTGTgagtttattttctctcctttaaATAAAGTCTTCTATCACCATGAATTGGTATTTCATTTGATGTATAGAAATAAGTTCTTTAGAATGGTGCTATTCTAGAAAGTACCAAAACCAGTCATGGATTTTGCAGTCTTGAACATGCAGTATTTTGACCAGTCTTACAGCTTACTTAAAGGCTTTGTCTGTCTTGTTAGAAAAAGTAACTTCTATGAAAAGCACAAGGGTGCATAAGCCTTAGTGAACACAGCATCTTAGTCATTTTTAGAAGCAAGGTTTTTTAAATGCAGCAAAAAAAGTTGATGGGGGAAAGTGTGCATCATGAATGGAGAAAGTTTCAAGGACAGTAAAGATCACTGTTTAAGAATTAAAACGAGGAGTGATGGATTTTTACATCAAAAGCTGTTCGATTCTTCCAGCCAAAATGCAAACTTAATCCTGACAGATTTCCTGCTTCAAGCTGAGTAAAGCCTCAGAACAACTTCAAGAGCAGCAGGTGAAAGCCAGGGGTTAGACTGAAACAAGATCACTGATTAAACACATCTACAGAGGCAGTGTTGCCACCAATTTCAATTTGCTAAATTCCTTACAAAGCACCTGAAAACCAGGCGGGGGAGCCAGTGCTTCACCAAactgccttctgcactcagAGCCACCGGAGTTTAGATGAACAGAAAACTTCACACACAAGTTTGTCCTTTCAAGTGGCCACTGCAGTGTAGGAATACAGAGTGAGctgtgctgagagcagcagggagagaaccagctctgccagagctcttcagctcagctctcctcagctACTGTACAAGAAGCTCCAAAGACATTTCACTAAATGGTAAAGGAAACAAACTTCAGCATCTTCAGGCATGTATCTCCCAAATTCAGATTCCAGAACTTCAACTATGGAAATTCTAGTGCTTGATGGAAAATCCAAAACAAAGCctggtttaaaaaaatttattttacaaaaaataaaaactagtCTTTACAAACATTTCAAATACCAGCTCTAAACCTCAACTCTTTAATATTGGATTAAGCTTGTTCAAAATGCCAGACAAAGTCTTAAAAATTTTTAAGTTTGACATGTCCAAAAGGATTTGTTCTTTTAAGAAATGTCATTACAGAGCTGTTAAAAAAATACTATAGAATGTTTTTCAAAGTCAGAATCCCAAGTTCTTCATCCTCTTAACTACTTTTCAGGTGTTTATAATGAAAAAGACCCagaaactcaggaaaaaaaatcagaaactcTGTTTTACCTGTTAAGCATATTGTAAAATTAGGGGCTGGAGAAGCAGGGGGGAGAAGAGGAACAAATATTTGTCCATGCTGACCTAGTTGTGTTGCATGAGATGAATAAAACTTGTAGGTTTAAGTCAAAGAAAACTGAAGTCATAGTATTGGTCCAATCCCCTGTCAAAGGTGAACTTTTGGGCCTCTGAATGTATTTCCAGAACAGTTCCTTAATACCCATAAGAACAAAGCTGAGGCTTAGCATGGGCCAAAGCAGTAACACAGAGAATTAGAAACTAAGGACTGCTGATCAAATCAGCTCCATTAATCTCCATTCCCTCTGTTGTTAAAGCAAATCTCTGCATATTTTTAGCTGCAAGGATCATTTTTAATGTCATCTGTTCCCAAACCTCTGCAGTGATCAAAGGGAGCAATTTCCAGAGACAGATAAAATAAGCCACACATGAGGTGAAGCTGTCACCCTCACAACATGCAGAAGTTTTAAAATAAGCTTTATAAAACACAAATTGCAAATTTGCGTGGGTGTCTGTGTCCATTTTCACTGCATTTCCCAACCCTCAGCTCTACCCAATATTCTACAGGTAAATCTTCCTTGCAGATTCTGTACagtaaaaagaggaaaaaaccagaGGTATACACAGTAGATTCTGTCCTTTGCCCTTGGTATTAAAAATATAGCAAACCACAAATGCTGGCATTAGGAAATCAGTCAACTCTTCTGGGTTTCAAAGGAAAATGCAGCTCTTCAGTAAAACTGCAAGGCTTGGTGCAGCCTGTGTACTGGAGATGCTTTTTGTTTGAGACACTGTTTAGGGAAAATGGTTGAGGACAGCAGCTGCCAAAATGGTAAACATGTTCTGCTGAGGGGCACCGCTCATCACGGCTGCATGTTGTTGATAATGGCCAAAATGCTCATTTTCTCTTGGGCTGAGTCCACAtcttcattttgtttctgagcCACTCCTGTGCCAAGGCCATACAGTCGTCCACAATACTTTGCATCATCAATTGTATCCTCAAAAAACAactgcagattaaaaaaaaacaaaaagagagaaacaggTATTGTTTAATTGTGCCTCTAAATCAGAAAACATCCAGTGTTAATTAACAGCTCATTTGAAATCAGCCACCTCCAAGATGGAGTGTACAAATTCAAATAAGCAATGAAAGGAGAGTAAACAGAACAAGTCTGTGCCAATAGCATCCTGATAGTGTGAAGTGTGATGGCCACAAGgctcaaaaatcccaaaccaaaacaaacaacacgTTATCCATGTTGACATTTATGGACAGAAAGTGGAGAAGCAAGAACACTGCAGTACCTCTTTCATTCTGAAAAATGCCATTCCTGTGAGGAGAGAGTCTGATCCTGCCTGGTGTTGTCGTCCAATTCGCTGCAAATCCAGCTGGTCTGCCACTTCCTGAAGGCCACCCTGCAAAGAGAACAGAAGAGATTTTATTTTGGAAGATTCATCTCTTGCCAAAATTGCCACATTTCTCCAAAACACGAGGGCAAACAGGGTATGATGAACCAATGCAGATCTCAACAGTACCCACCCTCCAGCTGTGAGTGAAACCCAGTGGGAAATGGTGTTCAAGAGTGCACAAATCACTCTCCTCAAATTTAGGTGCCTTCTTTGTCTGTTGCAAATACTTGAAATAACTGTGGGTACATTCATAGGTTACACAAGCTGGGCCTTTCCCTCCCTTTACTCAAGGGTGTGATTCAGTAGATAAATTACCTTTCAACCCTCTTACCAGTTAAGCCATGGAGTATTTCATGTAAAAGAAATACCCTTGCATGGGAAACATAAATATGCTGAATTATAATTAGCCTCTGATAAACAAACCAGAAGGCTGTGGCAATGTCCCCTTTATAATAAACACATTGGTAAGTCTGAAACTGGGGAGGGCAGGATCCATTAGACACAAACTGTGTCTTAGGTGCTTCTGTGTCACTACTTTTATACACATTCCCATTTTAAGACAATATATGCAGCAGTTCTGCCACTTGTATTCCTGTACATGCACAGTGTTGATACTCATCACCTGCTTGCTGGGGAGATAAAAGTACCTTGAGGTTTTTGCAGCTCTTCATTAAGTACTTCACATCATAGATAGATGGGAAGAAAAGGTTTAAGATATGGAAAAATTCATGTTCCTCTTCTGGTAACCTGGAGTCTGTCAACAACTTCACCATGTAGCCAAAGTCATAaccactgaaaacaaaaccatagAGAAAACCAGGTAAGCAGGCAGTACCTAAAACCCAAGGTACTGCACCTCCTTTTAAAATTCAACAGAATTTTACTTGCTGTGCATTTCAAGCCTTAACATTTTGTGACATTCAAAAAACTCTAGATCTGAGCCAGAACTCATCCTGATTTTCTATGTCAATGCAGGACTTTGGGATGCTCCCCAAGTGCCCTCACTAGCCTTTTGTGGAGCAGCTAAGCCATTGGGAAGAATACACATTTCTTCCCAACTCTGTATATTTCTGTAGCTAAGGGCaatacagaaaagaaggaaacccTGCAAGTATCTGTTGAGACAGAAGGAGGTGATGGCAAGTCCTTTCATTTGTGATACCATGTTGGACCAGAGGCTTCCTGATCAAGTTGGTTGAGATGCTACAAGAAAGATATCTTAACCACACAGGTGGAAGTTCAGAGCACCACCAACATTGtaaggaagaagaaacaaaattctCTACAATGCATTTACTAAGTGCAGAAATCACATTTCAACTTCTTCAAGAGAGGGAGAATGTAACAGCAAAAGGATTCACAAGCAGTCAGAAAGTCAGACCATGAAGTGTCCTTACTTCTTAAACTTGGCTTTCATATCCTAAAGCTTATTTTAAgaactgcaggactgataatTTCTCTCCTTAATATCTGTCAATCTCCATGGAAAATGCAGAGAATTAAGAAGGGTCAGTGAGCATCCTGGACCCACCTGTGGAAGGACAGCCATTTCACACTGTCACTGAGGACAACCCCCGACGTCATGAGCAACTCAGCAAAGTGCAGGGTGTCAATCCCTTCCTCTTCATGCTTCTGGAactgcagcccagagctggcaaggagGTCTATGGAATCCTGAGAGTACATGTCTTccctgaaggaaaaagaaaaagcaagtttGCACTCAGGGTGCTGCCAAGACAAGCTCATTTTAGAAAAATTCTCCCCACACTATGTCAAGAATTGGACTAAGCAGTAGGAAGGATACTTCTGGGTTCCAGTTTGTCCCTCTAGAAAATTCAAACTGGCTCAGTTTCAATACCCCTACTGCAGCCTCCTACAGCTGTAACAAGCTATTCTGTGATCGTAACTAGTCAACACTTCCATTGCTTGTGCAAATTCCAAAGATTCCAGCTCCATAACTGACTGTTTTGAACAATGTCCCTTCTGCAAGGCGAAGGGAAGCACCACAGATGAAGCCCAGAGGAAAGGGGAGTTCCCCCAAACAGGAAGATGTGCAGCTCTAAAGCACTGACCATCATTCCTGtctacatttttccttttcactccACAGCATGCACCACCTTATCAGCACCTCCACTTCCATCTCTGGGAGTACACAGAATTGCATCATCCTTGACTCAGGAAGCAGGACAAGAATGATGTGCTTGGTGGAGAGCTGAGCAGGAACCTGACTTCTCTACTGGTTTGTGTCCTTTGAGGGGGAGGAAACACATAGAGCCAAGTTCTACCAATATGATAACTCATTTAAATGAAGTGATCACACAGCAAAAACCACTTCACTCTGATTTCAATAACTGTAAGAGGCTCACAAATTTGTGGAGTAAATAGTGCAACTTTTGGGGTCAAGAACTGGGTGATCTGCACATAGTAGCTACAAATTCTTGTAATGCCTTCCAACAACAGTTTCATAAAAATAGATTGATTTCCTCTACATATGTAGTTTTGCCAGATAAACCCTTTCTTTATTTCCAGACAGCTCTAGTGGCAATTATGCTGAGTTGATCTTTATAATTACAGGGGAAGGGATAATGAAACTTGTTTCAGCTGCAACCCAGGATATTACAGTATGGAGGAGACAAGAACTGCCACACTCCATTTAACAAGATTCATTCTCCTGAACAGATGTGATGATTACACCAACATGCTTTTAGATCCCAGCTTATACTTAAGCATGGATTTGTAAAgaagtctttttctttttgatgaGACCAGCACATCCATTTATTTTTAGCAGAAAGAGATGGagttttacatatatatatatatatatatatatatatatatgaagtTTCAAACATTGGTCCAGAATAAAAAGGCACACAAAATTATGAAGAGAAAAGGTAGTAAGGATAGAAATTTAGAATTCTAAATTTTAGAACTTAGACTTTGACCTCCAGATACACTGTTAACTCC
The Agelaius phoeniceus isolate bAgePho1 chromosome 15, bAgePho1.hap1, whole genome shotgun sequence genome window above contains:
- the GEMIN5 gene encoding gem-associated protein 5 isoform X2 produces the protein MAATGTATGTGTGMGVRALPASPNWYSSRCSDVSSDGRLFGFAARHRVCLLDVAAAAPTFYGELIGHTDRISAFAFCHCPGHGGLCASSSDDGSVKIWDSGTLSPVLEYSLHQNPISALHWSPLVKDLIVTGDEKGVIVCYWHNRNDSQQFFPEPRTVFCLTCSPHHENLVAIGYKDGMVVIIDISRKREVVHRLRGHEDEIHGLAWCPVPGEERLPAWQDELQAPSEEGKVPNGELTQDTATRKGCYLASGSKDQTIRIWSCTRGRSVMTLKLPPTKRRGGAVDPAVKERIWLTVHWPAGHPSDILSSAFGGELLLWNLTQPGKRKWTLLGSSEGQNHSRIVFNLSSVKHQDRELLFSISMDRDVKCWDLSTLDCSWTMPSLGGFVYSLAFSPVDTGCLAIGVGDSMIRVWNTLSINNIYDVKTFWQSIKSKVTALSWHPTKEGSLAFGTDDGKVGIFDTLSSSAKNKPPQISSTYHKKTVYTLAWGPPTPPLISGEESEQPSVTLYSCAGEGIVFQHNPWKLNGEASDINKVIRDTNSIKHKLPARTEVSWKPDGKLLALGNEDGSIEIFQAPNLKLLCTIQQHHKLINAIRWHHEHGTQPELSYLIASGSINATIYVHNLKSVVENSSENPLTITEPFRTLAGHTAKITSLSWSPHHEGRLVSACYDGTAQVWDVMKEEPLCNYRGHQGRLLSVQWSPVEPDCVYTGADDFSVHKWHISKQEHTRPPQGKKSIELEKKRSIQPKVKAKKKKKPVGKSPGKQDANDAMNGDESMKEMLLEENGVSDHEGEKEAQEAELADKVSVTVSRDTSSSACDYSSFSLPKPSVTQKAAPVKKDPPKEKSTPDASLKKRKPRSILPFSTLMDHRSKEELHQDCLRLAACLKTKDNNEDVSPDLKDCIHLGLFTDRDSLHKMIDMEGKHHLENGHAELFQQLMLWKGDMKGVLQAAAERGQLTDQLVAMAPMVGYQAWVWTVEAFAKQLCFQEQYVKAASHLLSIHKVYEAIELLKVNNFYREAIVMAKARLRPEDPVLKELYTSWAALLEKDGHYSMAAKCYLGASSPYDAVKVLSKKGDVASLKTAAELALISGEEELSATLSLRCAQDLLLSRNWVGAQEVLQQHKTLFGQRLVFCLNELLCSCLSERNPCERKSPVPPCYHSWELNREAPFLDMVTQVWQNVLGMDTSEKATCAQEQLGRIEHPPSTSNTHPKQVLFHISHDLALAALSCRLGMWDEAVKSILGAVTRSFDAGNFTLMQEICSIILPEGCDDLRHKLDSTNSQSMDACRSLEGFVAYRQLYDLWWNSPKGSLGLQKAVLGPSEHTALEKSCVSGDPAPEDTVQPAAEMGENLCSTTEVSKCETQTDSRTDSVDVADRQSALKGCQVLLSEEMAALQNTQRDIAEVQETLAEMIRQHQQQRNNVQENTNGNSQGSNLEQSSETESDKPCSDSNQMNCKDEAKQPVTLPELTKQLLKAKQKLAEFPDNLKVFPFPDVLECCLVLLHLGSQCPPELQEQALALLRKHSGAGVYKKAGRRFLT